Within Pueribacillus theae, the genomic segment GCAAAGGAGATACTAATGCTACACTGCCCCAAAATATAAAATACCTGGTTGGAAAAAATCCAAATAAATAAGCTGAATATGTATAATAACTTATTAGCATTCCTATAAAGAATAGGAATGTATTAATAGCAGCTCTTGTCAGTGTTTTACTATATGCAGCCGTAATCGTAGCAATCAATATCCAAATACCTAACCTAGTAAATAAATCTGCAAAATAGTGGAGGGTATTCGTTCTCCAACTCCCATCAACTGCGATGGTATCAAAATATTTGGATATTATCCCTAAGGCTGTACCTAAGACTAAACATATAATATAGTCTGGCATTTTGTTTTTTAACTTAATCATTCTGACACCTCGTTTAATAACGTTTAAATATCTTCCAAATACTCGTTAATTCTCAAAATTTCATTTTCATTTGTCCCACATATTTTTAATGTGCCAAAATGCTCTAAATCCTTCTTTGTGAGTGCCTTCAACTCATTATATAATAGTCACTATATATCATTTTAGAGGGGATAAAAATGGATTTGATCACAATTTTGTCTTTTTTAGGGGTCGCTGTTTTACTGACGCTTATGCCGGGGCCGGATATTTTATTTGTTATTTCACAAAGCATTTCACAGGGAAAAAAAGCAGGCATTTTCACTGCTCTAGGGCTTTGCACCGGGCTGCTTTTCCATATTTCCGCCGCTGCACTTGGCATTTCGGCGATTGTCTATCAATCAACCGTTGCTTTTTCCATTGTTAAATACGCCGGGGCAATTTATTTGCTTTATTTAGCTTGGCAGGCGTTCCGTGCAAAAAACGATTCACTATTATTACAGGAGCAAAAGAATCGAAGATTAAAAGAATTATATAGAAAAGGAATCATCATGAATGTGCTGAATCCGAAAGTATCCCTTTTCTTTCTTGCGCTGCTGCCGCAGTTCGTCAATAAATCTGCCGGACATATTCCGATGCAAATGGTGTTGCTAGGCTTCGTATTTATCGTGCAAGCACTCGTAGTCTTTGGAACGGTTAGCTTTTTATCTGATAAAATCCGCCATTTACTAATGAACAATCCGGCGATCGCCAAAAAAATGAATCTTGTCGAAGGTACAATATTAGCCATCATCGGGCTGCAAGTCGCCCTTAGCGAAAAATAACTGTGTCTCAGAATTTTCTCCAGACACCGTTATTTTTTTTATAAGCCCCAAACGAAAAAGGCTTATTTTTATTGTATCAGTGGTATTCATCTAAGTAAGGAATCGAAAGGGGAGTATTTCGATGGATTATTTGGATACCGCACTGAAGCTTATCATTGGACTGGCAGCACTGCTCGTTGTTATCCGCCTTCTCGGCAAGAAAGAAATGGGACAATTTACGCCGCTGGATTTCATTTATGCCTTACTTCTCGGTTCGATTATAGAAGAATCGCTTTATGACAAAAAAACAACAATTTTGCTCATGCTGTTTCAGATGGGAATTTGGGCGGCTGCGATTTATTTTGTTGAAGTGGTCATCCAAAGAAATGAAAAAATGCGAAATCTTATTAAAGGAAGGCCATCGATTATTATAAAAAACGGTGAAATTCATTCAGAACAAATGAAAAAGAACCATCTAGAATTTGAACAAATCAGGCAACTGCTTAGACAGCAAGGCATCTTTACTCTTCGGGAAGTCCGTGACCTCTATTTAGAGCCAGGCGGAACCATAAGCGTGAAAAAGTGGAGCGAGTTTGAAACTCTGTCAGCTAATGCCTTAGGGATAGATCTGGATGATGAGGCGCCTTCCATTGTACTTGTGGATAAGGGAAAAATTAAAGAGGATATGCTTCAATTTATAGGAAAAACAAAAAAATGGCTTCTGAAAAACTTGTCCGAGGAAGGCTATACAAATGTCGAAGATATTTTTTACTGTGAATGGACAGAAACCGATGGATTTTTTATTAAAACTTACAAAATGGTACGTTGAAAAAAACGAAAAAACAGCGTGCACTATGGCTCGCTGTTGTATGTTTACTTAAATATTTTCATACGTTCTTCAAGTGGCGCGAATTCTTTGTCTCCTGCAGGTGCAGTTGGCTTGCCAAATGGCATTTGTGCGTGTAGCAGCCATTCTTGCGGGATGCCCCACTCTTTTTTCACTTCATCATCAATGAGCGGTTGATAGTGTTGCAGTGATGCGCCAAATCCCTCCGCTTCCAGCGCTGTCCAAACGACATATTGAAGCATGCCTGATGAATGTTGGGAGTACATCGGGAATTTGTCGGCATATAAAGGAAATTTCTTCTGTAGTCCTTCCACAACGTTTTGATCTTCAAAAAACAGAACGGTTCCGTATCCGGCTGCAAAGGAATTCATTTTCTCTTCAGTTGGCTGAAAGTTTTCGGCAGGAACAATTTTTCTCAACGTTTCTTTCGTAATATCCCACAATTTTTGATGATGCTCTCCTAATAGGACCACAACTTTTCCGCTTTGTGAGTTATAAGCAGTTGGCGTATGCTTTACTGCAAATTGAATGATTTCTTCAATTTTTTCATCCGGGATAACCGGTTCATTGCTAATCGCATAGATAGAACGCCTTCCTTCCACCGCGGCATAAAAGTCTTTTGCTGTTTCTTTTTCTGTGTATATGCTCATGATTTCCCTTTCCTCCTATTTAAACCACTAAATAATAGTGATTCTTAAACTTGTTACTTTACGTAACTAATTATATTTTTAAAACTAAATGGTGTCAAGTAATTAGAAATATGGGTGTAATATGATAAAATAATGAGTAAGGAGTTGAAGAAAATGGAGGATAAATCTCCCATTTGCCCAAAGTTTGAAAAAGCCATTAATATTTTAGCGCATCGATGGACGGGTTTAATTATTTACCAATTGTTTTCGGGTCCACAGCGCTTTTCAGATATTAAATCCGCTGTCGGAATCAGCGGCAGGCTCCTTTCAGAACGGTTAAAATACTTGGAAAAAGAAGGAATCATTAAACGTGAAGTTTTCCCTGAAACCCCTGTGCGCATTGAATATTCATTGACGGAAAAAGGCAGCTCCCTTAAACCGCTAATGGATGAAATTGAAATTTGGTCGCAAAAATGGCTCCAAAGCGACGATAATTAAAAAACTGCCTGCTTCCACTATTTAATATGGAAAAAGGCAGTTTTGTTATTCTTCGTTTCTTTAATAAAAAATGGATTCAGGTTTTTTATACAATATGCCAGCCGGTTTTAGGACGGTTTTGTTTAATTCTTCACTAAGTGACTCAAGCCGTTTCGTAATAAAAGAAAGAGCAAACCCTCTGCTGCTTTCAATCGGCCCTACTGTGTCTCCTG encodes:
- a CDS encoding nitroreductase family protein — protein: MSIYTEKETAKDFYAAVEGRRSIYAISNEPVIPDEKIEEIIQFAVKHTPTAYNSQSGKVVVLLGEHHQKLWDITKETLRKIVPAENFQPTEEKMNSFAAGYGTVLFFEDQNVVEGLQKKFPLYADKFPMYSQHSSGMLQYVVWTALEAEGFGASLQHYQPLIDDEVKKEWGIPQEWLLHAQMPFGKPTAPAGDKEFAPLEERMKIFK
- a CDS encoding LysE family translocator, giving the protein MDLITILSFLGVAVLLTLMPGPDILFVISQSISQGKKAGIFTALGLCTGLLFHISAAALGISAIVYQSTVAFSIVKYAGAIYLLYLAWQAFRAKNDSLLLQEQKNRRLKELYRKGIIMNVLNPKVSLFFLALLPQFVNKSAGHIPMQMVLLGFVFIVQALVVFGTVSFLSDKIRHLLMNNPAIAKKMNLVEGTILAIIGLQVALSEK
- a CDS encoding winged helix-turn-helix transcriptional regulator, with product MEDKSPICPKFEKAINILAHRWTGLIIYQLFSGPQRFSDIKSAVGISGRLLSERLKYLEKEGIIKREVFPETPVRIEYSLTEKGSSLKPLMDEIEIWSQKWLQSDDN
- a CDS encoding DUF421 domain-containing protein; translated protein: MDYLDTALKLIIGLAALLVVIRLLGKKEMGQFTPLDFIYALLLGSIIEESLYDKKTTILLMLFQMGIWAAAIYFVEVVIQRNEKMRNLIKGRPSIIIKNGEIHSEQMKKNHLEFEQIRQLLRQQGIFTLREVRDLYLEPGGTISVKKWSEFETLSANALGIDLDDEAPSIVLVDKGKIKEDMLQFIGKTKKWLLKNLSEEGYTNVEDIFYCEWTETDGFFIKTYKMVR